A genomic region of Magnetospirillum sp. WYHS-4 contains the following coding sequences:
- the tsaD gene encoding tRNA (adenosine(37)-N6)-threonylcarbamoyltransferase complex transferase subunit TsaD: MIVLGIETSCDETAAALVDADRAVLANVVLSQIEEHRPYGGIVPEIAARAHLEQVDRIVARAMADAGLDFGDLAGIAATAGPGLIGGVLVGVMTAKAIAAVRGLPFLAVNHLEGHALTLRLTHGIDFPYLLLLVSGGHCQLLSVEGVGIYRRLGTTIDDALGEAFDKVAKMLGLGYPGGPAVERAAAGGDPARFPLPRPLWRKPGCHFSFSGLKTAVRHAIPAAPTPQDAADLSAAFQAAAGDVLVDRCRNALDAFGDRHGRRGPLAVAGGVAANRYLRGRLEELGVEIVAPPLGLCTDNGAMIAWAGLERLRLGRRDGLDFRPRPRWPLDPDAPPAVYAGVKA; encoded by the coding sequence ATGATCGTGCTGGGTATCGAAACGAGCTGCGACGAAACCGCCGCCGCCCTGGTGGACGCGGACCGCGCCGTCCTGGCCAACGTGGTCCTGTCCCAGATCGAGGAGCACCGGCCCTATGGCGGCATCGTGCCCGAAATCGCCGCCCGCGCCCACCTGGAACAGGTCGACCGCATCGTCGCCCGCGCCATGGCCGACGCCGGGCTGGATTTCGGCGATCTGGCGGGGATCGCCGCCACGGCGGGGCCGGGCCTGATCGGCGGGGTCCTGGTGGGCGTGATGACCGCCAAGGCCATCGCCGCCGTACGGGGGCTGCCTTTCCTGGCGGTCAACCACCTGGAAGGCCATGCCCTGACCCTGCGCCTGACCCACGGCATCGACTTTCCCTATCTGCTGCTGCTGGTTTCGGGTGGGCATTGCCAGCTGCTGTCGGTGGAGGGCGTGGGGATCTACCGGCGCCTGGGCACCACCATCGACGACGCCTTGGGCGAAGCCTTCGACAAGGTCGCCAAGATGCTGGGGCTCGGCTATCCGGGGGGCCCGGCGGTGGAAAGGGCGGCAGCCGGGGGCGATCCGGCCCGTTTCCCGTTGCCGCGGCCCTTGTGGCGCAAGCCCGGCTGCCATTTTTCCTTTTCCGGGCTCAAGACGGCCGTGCGCCACGCCATTCCCGCCGCCCCCACCCCCCAGGATGCCGCCGATCTATCGGCAGCTTTCCAGGCGGCGGCCGGCGACGTCCTGGTGGATCGCTGCCGCAACGCCCTGGATGCGTTCGGCGACCGCCACGGCCGCCGGGGGCCGCTGGCGGTGGCCGGCGGCGTGGCCGCCAACCGCTACCTGCGCGGCCGGCTGGAGGAACTGGGGGTGGAGATCGTCGCCCCGCCGCTCGGTCTCTGCACCGACAACGGAGCGATGATCGCCTGGGCGGGACTGGAACGGCTGCGCCTGGGACGGCGCGATGGCCTGGACTTCCGCCCCCGCCCCCGCTGGCCCCTGGACCCGGACGCCCCGCCCGCCGTCTATGCCGGAGTCAAGGCATGA
- a CDS encoding TIGR04013 family B12-binding domain/radical SAM domain-containing protein produces MTAKPLFLFNYRRNRAYACHVLLGALEKADLDREVDIRFARGPEALVELIAAGERDGRPVLVAWSFFSPNFAEAVAELAVAKAGHGPGVLHLAGGVHAAALPAETLRAGFDLVATGEGEATIVDLVRTWKDGGDPGAVKGIGRLEGDRYVTAGPAGRVDLDDWPPFAARDGWFNPIEITRGCIYACRFCRAAFHSKARFRHRSVAAVRDALKVMRKRNMRDVRFITPSALSYGADGEEPRLDLVEEFLIAVQEELGPRGRIFFGSFPAEARPEHLTPESVGLLKRLVHNDNIVIGAQSGSPRMLEACHRGHSVDDVFRGTRAALAAGFKTYVDFIFGLPGETAEDARESLRVAEELAAMGARVHAHTFLPLPGTPFAGTPAGTMNDEIRLGLHRLASRGGLFGQWQTQSGMSPGLAILTKTRRSPPAS; encoded by the coding sequence ATGACGGCCAAGCCTCTGTTCCTGTTCAACTACCGGCGCAACCGCGCCTACGCCTGCCACGTGCTGCTGGGAGCCCTGGAAAAGGCCGACCTGGACCGGGAGGTGGATATCCGCTTCGCCCGCGGTCCCGAAGCCCTCGTGGAACTCATCGCCGCCGGGGAGCGGGACGGCCGGCCGGTCCTGGTGGCCTGGAGCTTCTTTTCGCCGAACTTCGCCGAGGCGGTGGCCGAACTAGCCGTCGCCAAGGCCGGGCACGGCCCCGGCGTCCTGCACCTGGCGGGGGGAGTCCATGCGGCGGCGCTTCCGGCCGAGACCCTGCGGGCCGGATTCGATCTCGTGGCTACCGGCGAGGGCGAAGCGACCATCGTCGATCTGGTGCGTACCTGGAAGGACGGGGGCGATCCCGGCGCGGTCAAGGGCATCGGACGTCTGGAAGGCGATCGCTATGTCACGGCCGGTCCGGCCGGGCGGGTCGATCTGGACGACTGGCCGCCGTTCGCCGCCCGCGATGGCTGGTTCAACCCCATAGAGATCACCCGGGGCTGCATCTACGCCTGCCGGTTCTGCCGGGCCGCCTTCCATTCCAAGGCCCGCTTCCGGCACCGGTCGGTGGCGGCGGTGCGCGACGCGCTCAAGGTCATGCGCAAGCGCAACATGCGCGACGTGCGCTTCATCACCCCCTCGGCCCTGTCCTACGGCGCCGACGGCGAGGAACCCCGGTTGGACCTGGTGGAAGAGTTCCTGATCGCGGTGCAGGAGGAACTGGGGCCGCGGGGACGCATCTTTTTCGGCAGCTTCCCGGCCGAGGCGCGGCCGGAACACCTGACCCCGGAATCGGTGGGACTGCTGAAGCGCCTGGTGCACAACGACAACATCGTCATCGGCGCCCAGTCGGGCTCGCCCCGGATGCTGGAGGCCTGCCATCGGGGACATAGCGTGGATGATGTCTTTCGCGGCACCCGTGCCGCCCTGGCCGCCGGTTTCAAGACCTACGTGGACTTCATCTTCGGCCTGCCCGGCGAGACCGCGGAGGACGCCCGCGAATCGCTCCGGGTCGCCGAGGAACTGGCGGCGATGGGCGCCCGGGTCCATGCCCATACCTTCCTGCCCCTGCCAGGCACCCCCTTCGCCGGGACTCCCGCCGGCACGATGAACGACGAGATCCGGCTGGGATTGCACCGCCTGGCCTCGCGCGGGGGTCTGTTCGGCCAGTGGCAGACCCAGAGCGGCATGTCCCCCGGTCTTGCGATCCTGACCAAGACGAGACGCTCCCCACCGGCGTCCTGA
- a CDS encoding LuxR family transcriptional regulator: MLIESFIEETNRSGTPEEVFSLYERALGDLGFDRVMYSALADHPAYDSVGSPAVMRNYPDDWVKYYVAKNYIELDPVRTYCLGTNRPFTWQDMMGRTKLSRGQRAVMDEGLEAGLRDGLAVPLHGPYGEVMGVGMASSFGGTEPERRLGFIHALTVQFHSAYTALALPMLSDAPTVRLTAREIEILKWAAAGKSNGVIADILGISEHGVDFHMRNILAKLKADSRLTAVVKGYRLRLISI, from the coding sequence GTGCTGATCGAAAGCTTCATCGAGGAGACCAATCGCTCGGGGACACCCGAAGAGGTATTTTCCTTGTACGAGCGGGCCCTGGGCGACCTGGGCTTCGATCGCGTCATGTACAGCGCCCTGGCCGACCATCCGGCTTACGACAGCGTCGGCTCGCCCGCGGTGATGCGCAACTATCCCGACGACTGGGTCAAGTACTACGTCGCCAAGAACTACATCGAACTGGATCCCGTGCGGACCTATTGCCTGGGCACCAACCGGCCCTTCACTTGGCAGGACATGATGGGGCGGACCAAGCTGTCCCGCGGCCAGCGGGCGGTGATGGATGAAGGCCTGGAAGCGGGCCTGCGCGACGGATTGGCGGTGCCGCTGCACGGCCCCTACGGCGAGGTCATGGGGGTCGGGATGGCCAGCAGTTTCGGGGGGACCGAACCCGAACGGCGCCTGGGCTTCATCCATGCCCTGACCGTGCAGTTCCATTCTGCATATACGGCGCTCGCGTTGCCGATGCTGTCCGACGCGCCGACAGTGCGCCTGACCGCCCGCGAGATCGAGATTCTCAAATGGGCGGCGGCGGGCAAGAGCAACGGGGTTATCGCCGACATTCTCGGCATTTCGGAGCACGGCGTCGATTTCCACATGCGCAACATCCTCGCCAAGCTGAAGGCGGATTCGCGCCTGACCGCCGTGGTCAAGGGCTATCGCCTGAGACTTATTTCCATTTAA
- a CDS encoding GNAT family N-acetyltransferase, with the protein MIDCVTLETSHLFGSALASQHRLRHRVFVERQQWNIPSYRGMEYDQYDTPAAHYLVWRDETGEARGVSRLSPTDRPYMLADQWPDMVSKADLPASPDVWEGTRFGIDRDLDPALRKRILGELVTAYLEFCLRHGVRQIVGVMPTLIWRAVFVNSGWPVEFMGDVRRLGPDKVAAGAMDVSPGVLARVRAKTGVHEPVLRTADDLLMQQRALVA; encoded by the coding sequence ATGATCGATTGCGTCACCCTCGAAACTTCCCACCTGTTCGGCAGCGCGCTGGCGTCCCAGCACCGGCTGCGGCACCGGGTCTTCGTCGAGCGCCAGCAGTGGAACATCCCCTCCTACCGGGGCATGGAGTACGACCAGTACGACACCCCGGCCGCCCATTATCTGGTCTGGCGCGACGAGACCGGCGAAGCGCGCGGGGTATCCCGCCTGAGCCCGACCGACCGCCCCTACATGCTGGCCGACCAGTGGCCCGACATGGTGTCCAAGGCGGATCTGCCGGCGTCGCCCGATGTCTGGGAAGGCACCCGCTTCGGCATCGACCGCGACCTCGATCCGGCGCTCCGCAAGCGTATTCTGGGCGAATTGGTGACCGCCTACCTGGAATTCTGCCTGCGCCATGGCGTGCGGCAGATCGTCGGGGTCATGCCGACCCTGATCTGGCGCGCCGTCTTCGTCAATTCGGGCTGGCCCGTCGAATTCATGGGCGATGTCCGGCGCCTGGGCCCCGACAAGGTGGCCGCCGGGGCCATGGACGTCTCGCCCGGGGTCTTGGCCCGTGTCCGCGCCAAGACCGGAGTCCACGAACCGGTCCTGCGCACCGCCGACGACCTGCTGATGCAGCAGCGGGCCCTGGTGGCGTGA
- the acs gene encoding acetate--CoA ligase: MSNELFPVPDALAKSAWIDNAKYQELYKKSVENPEAFWAEQGKRIDWIKPYTQVKDVSYTAPVHIKWYHDGTLNVSSNCLDRHLATRGDQTAIVWEGDDPNVSKHISYRELHADVCRLANALKAQGIKKGDRVTIYLPMIPQAAVAMLACARIGAVHSIVFGGFSPDSLAGRIQDCDSNCVITSDEGLRGGKKVPLKANADAAVAKCPTVKTVVVVKHTGGAINWVEGRDVWYEDIVAKQPAACEPEEMNAEDPLFILYTSGSTGKPKGVMHTTGGYLVYAAMTHQYVFDYKDGDIYWCTADVGWVTGHSYIVYGPLANGAITLMFEGIPNYPDASRFWQVIDKHKVNIFYTAPTAIRALMREGEAPVKKTSRASLRLLGSVGEPINPEAWMWYFKNVGDSRCPIVDTWWQTETGGILITPLPGATALKPGSATRPFFGVRPEIVDADGKVLDGACEGNLCIADSWPGQMRTVFRDHDRFVQTYFSTYAGKYFTGDGCRRDADGYYWITGRVDDVINVSGHRMGTAEVESALVAHPKVAEAAVVGAPHDIKGQGIYAYVTLKVGEQPTDELKKELVGWVRKEIGPIASPDWLQWAPGLPKTRSGKIMRRILRKIAENDFSNLGDTSTLADPTVVDSLVENRQNR; this comes from the coding sequence ATGTCCAACGAGCTGTTTCCGGTTCCCGATGCCCTCGCCAAGTCCGCTTGGATCGACAACGCCAAGTACCAGGAACTCTACAAGAAATCCGTCGAGAACCCGGAAGCCTTCTGGGCCGAGCAGGGCAAGCGCATCGACTGGATCAAGCCCTATACCCAGGTCAAGGACGTCAGCTACACCGCGCCGGTCCACATCAAGTGGTATCATGACGGCACCCTGAACGTTTCGTCCAACTGCCTGGACCGTCATCTGGCGACGCGCGGCGACCAGACGGCCATCGTTTGGGAAGGCGACGATCCGAACGTTTCCAAGCATATCAGCTACCGCGAACTGCACGCGGACGTTTGCCGTCTCGCCAACGCGCTGAAGGCCCAGGGCATCAAGAAGGGCGACCGGGTCACCATCTACCTGCCCATGATTCCCCAGGCGGCGGTGGCCATGCTGGCCTGCGCCCGCATCGGCGCGGTCCATTCCATCGTCTTCGGCGGCTTCTCGCCCGACAGCTTGGCCGGGCGCATCCAGGATTGCGATTCCAATTGCGTCATCACGTCGGACGAGGGCCTGCGCGGCGGCAAGAAGGTGCCCTTGAAGGCCAATGCCGACGCCGCCGTCGCCAAGTGCCCGACCGTGAAGACCGTGGTGGTGGTCAAGCATACGGGCGGCGCCATCAACTGGGTGGAAGGCCGCGACGTCTGGTACGAGGACATCGTCGCCAAGCAACCCGCCGCCTGCGAGCCCGAGGAGATGAACGCCGAGGACCCCCTGTTCATCCTCTACACCTCCGGCTCCACCGGCAAGCCCAAGGGCGTGATGCACACCACCGGCGGGTATCTGGTCTATGCCGCCATGACCCACCAGTACGTCTTCGACTACAAGGACGGCGACATCTACTGGTGCACGGCGGACGTGGGCTGGGTCACCGGGCACAGCTACATCGTCTACGGCCCGCTGGCCAACGGCGCCATCACCCTGATGTTCGAGGGCATCCCCAACTACCCCGACGCCTCACGCTTCTGGCAGGTGATCGACAAGCACAAGGTCAACATCTTCTACACCGCCCCCACCGCCATCCGTGCCCTGATGCGCGAAGGCGAGGCGCCGGTCAAGAAGACCAGCCGCGCTTCCCTGCGCCTGCTGGGGTCGGTGGGCGAGCCCATCAATCCGGAAGCCTGGATGTGGTACTTCAAGAACGTCGGCGACAGCCGCTGCCCCATCGTGGATACCTGGTGGCAGACGGAAACCGGCGGCATCCTCATCACCCCGCTGCCCGGCGCCACGGCGTTGAAGCCCGGTTCGGCCACCCGGCCCTTCTTCGGGGTCAGGCCGGAAATCGTCGACGCCGACGGCAAGGTCCTGGACGGGGCCTGCGAGGGCAACCTCTGCATCGCCGATTCCTGGCCCGGCCAGATGCGCACCGTGTTCCGCGACCATGACCGCTTCGTGCAGACCTATTTCTCCACCTATGCCGGCAAGTACTTCACCGGCGACGGCTGCCGGCGCGACGCGGATGGCTACTACTGGATCACCGGCCGTGTCGACGACGTCATCAACGTGTCGGGCCACCGCATGGGCACGGCGGAAGTGGAAAGCGCCCTGGTCGCCCATCCCAAGGTGGCGGAAGCCGCCGTGGTGGGCGCGCCGCACGACATCAAGGGCCAGGGCATCTATGCCTACGTCACCTTGAAGGTGGGCGAACAGCCGACCGACGAATTGAAGAAGGAACTGGTGGGCTGGGTACGCAAGGAAATCGGCCCCATCGCCAGTCCCGACTGGCTGCAGTGGGCGCCCGGCCTGCCGAAGACCCGTTCGGGCAAGATCATGCGTCGGATTTTGCGCAAGATCGCCGAGAACGACTTTTCCAACCTGGGCGACACCTCGACCCTGGCCGATCCCACCGTGGTCGACAGCTTGGTCGAGAACCGGCAAAACCGATAG
- a CDS encoding Rieske 2Fe-2S domain-containing protein, translated as MTGQVLCRLDDIPDPGSVRVDLTLGGKAVQAMVIRHRGRVAAYVNSCPHVGAPLDLTKGQFLALDRSHILCGNHGALFRIEDGHCIAGPCKGKDLKAIPISLRDGYIVAGGE; from the coding sequence ATGACGGGCCAGGTGCTCTGCCGCCTGGACGACATTCCCGATCCCGGCTCGGTCCGGGTCGATCTGACCCTGGGGGGCAAGGCCGTGCAGGCCATGGTGATCCGCCACCGGGGCCGGGTGGCGGCCTATGTCAATTCCTGCCCCCACGTCGGCGCTCCGCTGGACCTGACCAAGGGCCAGTTCCTTGCCCTGGACCGGTCCCACATCCTGTGCGGCAACCACGGCGCCCTGTTCCGTATCGAGGACGGCCACTGCATCGCCGGGCCCTGCAAGGGCAAGGACCTGAAGGCGATCCCCATCTCGCTGCGCGACGGCTACATCGTGGCCGGTGGGGAATAG
- a CDS encoding EVE domain-containing protein — MAFWLVKSEPAAWSWDRHAAKGVEPWTGVRNHQAAGFLKAMRRGDLAFFYHSVEGKAVVGIVRVVREAYPDPTDPTGRFVCVDMEAVQALPRPVSLAEIKADPLLADLPLVRQARLSVMPIPDEAWDRIRALGGLGR; from the coding sequence ATGGCCTTCTGGCTGGTGAAGTCGGAACCGGCCGCCTGGTCCTGGGACCGGCATGCCGCCAAAGGCGTCGAGCCCTGGACCGGGGTGCGCAACCACCAGGCGGCCGGCTTCCTGAAGGCCATGCGCCGGGGCGACTTGGCGTTCTTCTACCATTCGGTGGAAGGCAAGGCGGTGGTCGGCATCGTCCGGGTGGTCCGCGAGGCCTATCCCGATCCCACCGACCCCACGGGCCGCTTCGTCTGCGTGGACATGGAAGCCGTCCAGGCCCTGCCGCGCCCGGTGTCCTTGGCTGAAATCAAGGCCGATCCCTTGCTGGCCGATTTGCCTTTGGTCCGCCAGGCCCGCCTGTCGGTGATGCCCATTCCCGACGAAGCCTGGGACCGTATTCGTGCCCTGGGCGGGTTGGGCCGATGA
- a CDS encoding YciI family protein — translation MLFLIHGIDKPNADDLREANRKKHAQYLALFKKNVICAGPTLADDGVGKTGTVIVVDMDNRPAVESFLENNPYYRAGLFETVTVQPWRKLEGIGIL, via the coding sequence ATGCTGTTCCTGATTCATGGAATCGACAAGCCGAACGCCGACGACCTGCGCGAGGCCAACCGCAAGAAGCACGCCCAGTACCTGGCCCTGTTCAAGAAGAACGTCATCTGCGCCGGCCCGACGCTGGCCGACGACGGGGTGGGCAAGACCGGGACGGTGATCGTCGTCGATATGGATAACCGGCCGGCGGTCGAAAGCTTCCTGGAAAACAACCCTTATTACAGGGCGGGCCTGTTCGAGACCGTCACCGTGCAGCCCTGGCGCAAGCTGGAAGGCATCGGGATTCTCTGA
- the nirD gene encoding nitrite reductase small subunit NirD yields the protein MTSWIDIGGVDDIPALGARVVHTAAGDIAVFRDGQDRVRALKDRCPHKGGPLSQGIVHGEHVTCPMHSWCIHLESGEAAAPDRGCARPCPVKVEGRRVWLKVPEENSP from the coding sequence ATGACATCTTGGATCGACATCGGCGGCGTCGACGACATTCCGGCCCTGGGGGCGCGGGTGGTCCATACGGCGGCCGGGGACATCGCGGTCTTTCGCGACGGACAGGACCGCGTCCGCGCCCTCAAGGATCGCTGCCCCCACAAGGGCGGCCCCTTGTCGCAGGGCATCGTCCACGGGGAGCACGTCACCTGCCCGATGCATTCCTGGTGCATCCACCTGGAAAGCGGGGAAGCGGCCGCGCCCGACCGGGGCTGCGCCCGTCCCTGCCCGGTCAAGGTGGAAGGCCGGCGGGTGTGGCTGAAGGTTCCGGAAGAAAACTCCCCGTAA
- the nirB gene encoding nitrite reductase large subunit NirB — protein sequence MKERLVVVGNGMAGIRTVEELLKRDPGRYHITVFGAEPHGNYDRIQLSHVLSGEKELAGIVTHPQSWYDDRGIHLIAGDPVESIDRELKLVASRSGVLVPYDKLLLATGSLPVAPPIPGIQLPGVVAFRDIGDVEKMVEASRRHRRAVVIGGGLLGLEAANGLARRGMSVAVVHLMPTLMERQLDATAGELLKRDLDGRGLSFFTNAQTEEIYGDGRVQGLRLADGRDIPADLAVLAIGIRPNVALAQAAGLAVNRGVVVGDDLRTSDPAVFAVGECAEHRGQCYGLVAPLWEMAKVCADHLAGQADSAYAGTATATRLKVTGIEVFSAGDFQGGEDCEEIVLHDRARGVYRKLVVRGGRLDGAVLYGDAADGGWYFDLLKAGTDITPFRNALAFGEAAAAVLAGAPVGGGLAEMPLDAEICGCNGVSKGTILDAIAGKGLASLEEVKAHTKASASCGNCARKVEGLLKLALGEGFKAGPAVKPLCGCTDLDHDEVRRRIAAQGLKTIPAVMKALDWKNETGCPSCRPALNYYLLAAWPGEYRNDPQSRFVNERAHANIQKDGTFSVVPRMWGGLTTPAELKAIAEVAERHRIPTVKMTGGQRIDLLGVPKEKLPAIWKDLSEAGMVSGHAYGKAIRTVKTCVGSEWCRFGTQPSMDMGVRLEKLTWGSWTPHKFKLAVSGCPRNCAEATIKDFGVIAVDSGWELHVGGNGGIAVRVTDLLCKVETQEEVLEYAGAFLQLYREEARYLERTAPWVERIGIDRVKDRIVGDAAGRQALFARFLASQKHAQDDPWAERALAGAEAHEFVPLADLAGPVLKKAG from the coding sequence ATGAAGGAAAGGCTGGTCGTCGTCGGCAACGGCATGGCGGGCATTCGCACGGTGGAGGAACTGCTGAAGCGGGACCCCGGCCGCTACCACATCACGGTGTTCGGTGCCGAACCCCATGGCAATTACGACCGCATCCAGCTTTCCCACGTGCTGTCGGGAGAAAAGGAACTGGCCGGCATCGTCACTCACCCCCAGTCCTGGTACGATGATCGGGGCATCCATCTGATCGCCGGCGACCCGGTGGAATCCATCGACCGCGAGTTGAAGCTGGTGGCAAGCCGGAGCGGCGTCCTGGTGCCCTACGACAAGCTGCTGCTGGCCACCGGTTCCCTGCCCGTGGCGCCGCCCATTCCCGGCATCCAGCTTCCCGGCGTGGTGGCGTTTCGCGATATCGGCGATGTCGAGAAGATGGTCGAGGCCTCGCGCCGGCATCGCCGCGCCGTGGTGATCGGCGGTGGCCTGCTGGGGCTGGAAGCGGCCAACGGCCTGGCGAGGCGCGGCATGTCGGTGGCGGTGGTCCATCTGATGCCCACCCTGATGGAACGCCAGTTGGACGCAACGGCCGGCGAACTGCTGAAGCGGGACCTGGACGGGCGCGGCCTGTCCTTCTTCACCAACGCCCAGACGGAAGAAATCTATGGCGACGGCCGCGTGCAGGGCCTGCGCCTGGCCGACGGCCGCGATATCCCGGCCGACCTGGCGGTGTTGGCCATCGGCATCCGTCCCAACGTGGCCTTGGCCCAGGCCGCGGGGCTGGCGGTCAACCGGGGCGTGGTGGTCGGCGACGACCTGAGGACCAGCGACCCGGCCGTTTTCGCGGTCGGCGAATGCGCGGAACATCGCGGCCAATGCTACGGCCTGGTGGCGCCCTTGTGGGAGATGGCCAAGGTCTGCGCCGACCATCTGGCCGGCCAGGCGGATTCGGCCTACGCCGGCACCGCGACCGCCACCCGTCTCAAGGTGACCGGCATCGAGGTCTTCTCGGCGGGCGATTTCCAAGGGGGCGAGGACTGCGAGGAAATCGTGCTGCACGACCGGGCGCGCGGGGTCTACCGCAAGCTGGTGGTCCGCGGCGGCAGGCTGGACGGGGCCGTGCTCTACGGCGATGCCGCCGACGGCGGCTGGTATTTCGACCTGCTGAAGGCCGGTACCGACATAACGCCCTTCAGGAACGCGCTGGCGTTCGGCGAAGCGGCGGCGGCCGTCCTGGCCGGGGCGCCCGTGGGCGGCGGCCTGGCGGAGATGCCCTTGGACGCCGAAATTTGCGGCTGCAACGGCGTGTCCAAGGGCACCATCCTTGACGCCATCGCCGGCAAGGGGCTTGCCAGCCTGGAGGAGGTCAAGGCCCATACCAAGGCCTCGGCCTCCTGCGGCAATTGCGCCCGCAAGGTGGAAGGACTGCTCAAGCTGGCATTGGGGGAAGGGTTCAAGGCGGGGCCGGCGGTCAAGCCGCTTTGCGGCTGTACCGATCTGGACCACGACGAGGTCCGCCGCCGCATCGCCGCCCAAGGCCTGAAGACCATTCCGGCCGTCATGAAGGCCCTGGACTGGAAGAACGAAACCGGCTGCCCTTCCTGCCGGCCGGCCCTGAACTACTACCTCCTGGCCGCTTGGCCCGGCGAGTACCGCAACGACCCCCAGTCGCGCTTCGTCAACGAACGGGCCCATGCCAACATCCAGAAGGACGGCACCTTTTCGGTCGTGCCCCGCATGTGGGGCGGGCTGACCACGCCCGCGGAACTCAAGGCCATCGCCGAGGTCGCGGAGAGACATCGCATCCCCACGGTCAAGATGACCGGCGGCCAGCGCATCGACCTGCTGGGCGTGCCCAAGGAAAAGCTGCCCGCCATCTGGAAGGACCTGTCCGAAGCGGGCATGGTTTCCGGCCACGCCTACGGCAAGGCCATCCGCACGGTGAAGACCTGCGTGGGTTCCGAATGGTGCCGCTTCGGCACCCAGCCGTCCATGGACATGGGCGTGCGCCTGGAGAAGCTCACCTGGGGTTCCTGGACGCCGCACAAGTTCAAGCTGGCGGTGTCGGGCTGTCCGCGCAACTGCGCCGAGGCGACCATCAAGGACTTCGGTGTGATCGCCGTGGACTCCGGATGGGAACTGCATGTGGGCGGCAACGGCGGCATCGCGGTGCGCGTCACCGACCTTCTATGCAAGGTGGAAACCCAGGAAGAGGTTCTGGAATACGCCGGCGCCTTCCTGCAGCTCTATCGCGAGGAGGCCCGCTACCTGGAACGCACCGCCCCCTGGGTGGAGCGGATCGGGATCGATCGGGTGAAAGACCGGATCGTCGGGGACGCGGCGGGCCGCCAGGCCCTCTTCGCCCGCTTCCTGGCTTCCCAGAAGCATGCCCAGGACGATCCCTGGGCGGAACGGGCCCTAGCGGGGGCGGAGGCCCATGAATTCGTACCTCTGGCCGACCTGGCCGGCCCTGTTCTCAAGAAAGCGGGATAG
- a CDS encoding ABC transporter ATP-binding protein: MNAYLSIENVGITFASDKGTFEALRDVSLPIDQGQFISVIGHSGCGKSTLLNIVAGLLKATTGGVLLDGTEVDEPGPDRAVVFQNHSLLPWLTVYENVRLGVDKGQARQKSKAWRHDWTLHNLRLVRMDHALDKRPAEISGGMKQRVGIARALAMEPKVLLLDEPFGALDALTRAHLQDSLVEIHGRLQNTVMMITHDVDEAVLLSDRIVMMTNGPSAGIGQILDVDLPRPRRRIELADDPTYNHYRAEVLRFLHERHAAPSILAA, from the coding sequence GAACCTTCGAGGCCCTGCGCGACGTCTCCCTGCCCATCGACCAGGGCCAGTTCATCTCGGTCATCGGCCATTCCGGTTGCGGCAAGTCCACCTTGCTCAACATCGTGGCCGGCCTGCTCAAGGCCACCACGGGCGGGGTGCTGCTGGACGGCACCGAGGTGGATGAGCCCGGCCCCGACCGGGCGGTGGTCTTCCAGAACCATTCCCTGCTGCCTTGGCTGACGGTCTACGAGAACGTCCGCCTGGGCGTGGACAAGGGCCAGGCCAGGCAAAAAAGCAAGGCCTGGCGCCACGACTGGACCCTCCACAACCTGCGCCTGGTGCGCATGGACCACGCGCTCGACAAGCGGCCCGCCGAAATCTCGGGCGGCATGAAGCAGCGCGTCGGCATCGCCCGGGCGCTGGCCATGGAACCCAAGGTGCTGCTGCTGGACGAGCCCTTCGGCGCCCTGGACGCGCTGACCCGGGCGCACCTCCAGGACTCGCTGGTGGAGATCCACGGCCGGCTGCAAAACACGGTGATGATGATTACCCACGACGTGGACGAGGCCGTGCTGCTGTCGGACCGCATCGTCATGATGACCAACGGCCCGTCGGCCGGCATCGGCCAGATCCTGGACGTGGACCTGCCCCGGCCCCGCCGGCGCATCGAACTGGCCGACGATCCGACCTACAACCACTACCGGGCCGAAGTGCTGCGCTTCCTGCACGAGCGCCACGCCGCCCCGTCAATTCTCGCCGCCTGA